In one window of Sinorhizobium chiapasense DNA:
- the tnpC gene encoding IS66 family transposase, translating into MKPADLELPDDVDALKAMVMAMAAKAARADVLEDEVADLKARNTDADEQIAKLKLILKAFNRYRYGRRSEKQGKSIEADLDEQGAFVFEEIDIGIAAIEALVSKGRNPGAAKRAPRPRKGFPPHLERVHVVIEPDELPEHAGKQKVLIGEDTSERLDVIPPKFRVIVTHRPKYAFKNEDGVIQASAPAHIVESGIPTEALLAYIAVSKYGDGLPLYRQEAIFLRDHVEVERGIMARWMGKLGFELEILADYTFSQIKRGERIFADETTLPTLVPGSGSAKTAYLWAYARDDRPFGGSGPPMVAYRFEDSRSGDCVARHLEGYRGILQIDGYTAYNRVARPDRGNDGALLAGCWAHGRRRFYELHANDSSKVATATIEKMGALWSIEEKVRGQSPDVRAAARQEASAAVVADLYKLWQDTLPRISGKSKLAEAIRYALHRREAFEQFLHDGRIEIDSNIVERAIRPQAIVRKNSLFAGNAGGGRTWATLSTLIQSAKMNEVDPLAWLTQTLERIAAGWPSSDLDALMPWNFKK; encoded by the coding sequence ATGAAACCAGCCGATCTCGAGCTTCCTGATGACGTTGATGCGCTGAAAGCCATGGTCATGGCGATGGCAGCAAAGGCTGCGCGCGCCGATGTTCTGGAAGACGAAGTCGCTGATCTGAAGGCCCGCAATACGGACGCGGACGAACAGATCGCCAAGTTGAAGCTGATCCTCAAAGCTTTCAATCGATACAGGTATGGCCGCCGTTCGGAAAAGCAGGGCAAGTCCATCGAGGCAGACCTGGACGAACAGGGCGCGTTTGTCTTCGAAGAAATCGACATTGGCATTGCCGCGATTGAGGCGCTGGTTTCCAAGGGCCGCAATCCAGGCGCTGCAAAGCGTGCGCCGCGCCCGCGCAAGGGCTTCCCGCCGCACCTGGAGCGGGTCCATGTAGTCATCGAGCCGGACGAACTGCCCGAACACGCTGGCAAACAGAAGGTCCTGATCGGGGAAGATACCTCCGAGCGGCTTGATGTCATTCCGCCGAAGTTCCGGGTGATCGTCACCCATCGCCCGAAGTATGCCTTCAAGAACGAAGACGGCGTCATCCAGGCCTCAGCCCCGGCGCATATCGTCGAAAGCGGCATTCCGACGGAAGCGCTGCTCGCCTATATCGCGGTCTCCAAATATGGCGACGGGTTGCCGCTCTATCGACAGGAGGCGATCTTCCTGCGCGACCATGTCGAGGTCGAGCGCGGTATCATGGCGCGGTGGATGGGTAAGCTCGGGTTCGAACTCGAGATCCTCGCGGACTACACCTTCAGCCAGATCAAACGAGGTGAACGAATATTCGCCGACGAGACGACATTACCGACACTTGTTCCCGGATCGGGGTCGGCAAAGACAGCGTATTTATGGGCGTACGCGCGGGACGATCGACCGTTCGGCGGCAGTGGTCCGCCGATGGTGGCCTATCGTTTTGAAGACAGTCGATCCGGCGATTGTGTCGCGCGGCATCTCGAAGGCTATCGCGGTATCCTGCAAATCGACGGATACACTGCCTATAACCGTGTTGCCCGCCCCGACCGCGGAAACGACGGCGCTCTATTGGCAGGATGCTGGGCGCATGGTCGCCGTCGGTTTTACGAACTGCACGCGAACGACAGTTCCAAGGTGGCAACGGCGACAATCGAAAAGATGGGCGCACTTTGGTCGATTGAGGAAAAGGTGCGCGGACAAAGCCCCGATGTTCGCGCAGCCGCCCGCCAGGAGGCCTCCGCTGCAGTCGTTGCCGATCTCTACAAACTCTGGCAGGACACGCTGCCCCGCATCTCTGGAAAATCAAAGCTCGCCGAAGCCATTCGCTATGCCCTTCATCGACGGGAAGCCTTCGAACAGTTCCTCCATGACGGGCGCATCGAAATAGACTCCAACATTGTTGAGCGTGCAATCAGACCCCAGGCAATTGTTCGGAAGAACAGCCTATTTGCCGGAAATGCAGGGGGCGGAAGGACTTGGGCCACACTCTCTACGCTCATCCAGTCCGCCAAGATGAACGAAGTTGATCCGCTGGCCTGGCTGACGCAGACGCTTGAGCGTATCGCCGCAGGTTGGCCATCAAGCGATCTCGACGCTCTGATGCCCTGGAACTTCAAGAAGTAA
- the tnpB gene encoding IS66 family insertion sequence element accessory protein TnpB (TnpB, as the term is used for proteins encoded by IS66 family insertion elements, is considered an accessory protein, since TnpC, encoded by a neighboring gene, is a DDE family transposase.): protein MASHPVDFRKGPDSLLALVRDAGSDPFNGSLYVFRAKRADRIKIAWWDGSGVCLYSKRLEKNQFVWPKIGPARVQLNHAQLLALVDGMDWKRVRSATVKRPEFVG from the coding sequence TTGGCCAGTCATCCCGTTGACTTCCGCAAAGGTCCAGACAGTCTTTTGGCGCTGGTGCGTGATGCTGGAAGTGATCCCTTCAATGGCTCGCTCTACGTTTTCCGCGCCAAAAGAGCAGACAGAATAAAGATCGCCTGGTGGGATGGCTCAGGCGTCTGCCTATATTCGAAGCGGCTCGAAAAAAATCAGTTCGTCTGGCCGAAGATCGGACCGGCCCGCGTGCAGCTCAATCACGCGCAACTGCTTGCACTCGTTGACGGCATGGACTGGAAACGGGTCCGCTCGGCTACGGTGAAACGACCGGAATTTGTTGGGTAA
- a CDS encoding transposase, with protein MIEAVAGRLEGAPREVRRWSNELKAQAVAESMEPGASVSAIARRIGIDPSQLFTWRRNARLKAEAVVDTARGESSTADIMIGDAVIRVNVAIDEPHLVRLIRAVRSA; from the coding sequence ATGATCGAAGCCGTTGCGGGTCGCCTGGAGGGCGCGCCGCGAGAGGTTCGACGTTGGTCAAATGAGTTGAAGGCTCAGGCGGTAGCCGAAAGCATGGAGCCAGGTGCGAGCGTTTCTGCGATAGCGAGGCGCATAGGGATCGACCCATCGCAATTGTTCACGTGGCGGCGCAATGCCCGACTGAAAGCGGAGGCTGTTGTTGATACGGCTCGGGGCGAAAGCTCCACCGCGGACATCATGATCGGCGACGCTGTGATCCGGGTGAATGTCGCGATCGACGAGCCACATCTCGTCAGGCTGATCCGCGCGGTACGCTCTGCATGA